The Magnolia sinica isolate HGM2019 chromosome 11, MsV1, whole genome shotgun sequence DNA window TTAATTTATGCAATTAAATAATGTAAAAAATACCTAAAGAAAGCATGGCGTATATATTTATAAGAAGTCTAAATTATATAGGGAATTAGACATTACCAATAGATAACCAGATATTAATGGGTTAGGTCTGGGGATGAGATCCTGCCCTGATTATCAAATGGGTTGGGTTTGAAACTTCCCTCATCCCAAACCAATCCATTTGCACCCCTAATTATGCAAAGCTCTCGGCCTGAATTACTGGCACCTTCATTTGAACCAAGCATTTGAAATCCATTCCCAGGCCAATTATCAAATGGCTAGGATTGTTGAACTTTTGTGCAGCATCAGGCATCCAAGGTGGATTcaaacagatgaatggtctggatcaccaaaagcATCACAAGTTGACCTTACTTTGATACCTTTCCCAGAAGCAAATCCCCAGCATGTCACTTCATTGCTGCCTTTATTCCTTATCTCACTCTCACTCGTTCAGATTCATTGTCTTTAATGAGTTGGTTTGTTTGTGCTGACAGGTAGAGGAAGCATCGCAGAGAAGATCTTACATCAATGAAGATGAGTGAGTTTGCAGTTCTCCGTAAGAATGCCATCTGATATCATGGATGGAAAATGGTAAAGTTTGCATTGTGAAATGCAAGCAGGACCTTTGATTTCTAAATCATCGCCATtgaaatgtatgtatatatttaacTGATGCTTTGCAATATATAACTTCACTTTGAAATCAAAACCATGCCTGCGGGATTTGTCTTTCAATCTGATATCTCCGTATTTTAAGCTGGTGAAGGTACAAAAGGATTTGCATAAGAGGGAAATTGGGCCCACCAAGcaggaaaataataatatatttttgCACGGAGATACCAATGAAATGAGATGAACTGTGATGCAAGACAACTAGCCATTTGCTCTAAGAGctcaaactaatagagcatggtaaatcaatccctttatctcatagctcgggcccacatcccatgggttaggaccttggccgaacctccCTCGTGAGCTCCACTTCACATGAGTTCCACTTTACATGAgtacccgcctcacacgagccacccgtctCACATAAGCAGCCCCCACCTTGAGTGTGCACCTGCATCCCACATGGCACTTCACTCAAGcatggtgtgaaaatgctcctgcattaaatTGGTAGAAATATAATATTTTAGAAATTCATGATTCATAATTCAGCGTAACGAACTTCCTTTCAAGATGATTTGGGTCATttattagaaggaaaaaaaaaaaaggagattttgGATGAGGCCATGTCCAATATCATTTGGTAATTGGTGTTGGCACTATGAATGGACCAGATCAACCTACTGATGGGGCCGCGCCATGGCTGGAAATTGGGATGGTGGTAATAAATTGCAGTGATTGAATGTTTCTAATGGTTAAATAAATGGATCTCTTTCCTCGGGGCCATTGCTCTAAAGTTTTTCTTGGCTGCAGAGAAGGGGGCGGGGGTTTGGACTGTTATGAACCTTCCATCTTTGGCCCACCACGTGAATTTATTTtagggtggcccacttaatgattgtatggggcatcccatcatcatggtgggagtgcggatcgtctgtgttgaaagcatagagaaatagaaacagaAATTACAAATTTTCCATCTTGAAATCTTCTTGTGTTGGAGAATGAAGAGGCAATTCACCCAACATGTGCCAACCTGTTAGAAGCATGTAGGATCCGAGCCACTCATCAGGAGGGGCCCACCTTACCGAAAAGGGGCTGCTTCACTTGTCCAGTGGTCCATGTGTCCGAAAAAAGTGGACAAACAAGAGGAGCCAGTTTTGCTTGGaacacatgtgaggcccacctgataaatggactgGCTGGATTCTTCCTTCGATTGGAACCGATATCTTTCTAAGCCCCCTAGCAATTTGCCTGATCTATATAGGGTCTAGCCCAGCTAGCCTGACCCTACAAGGCCCAAGCTGAGCTCGTCTGGGCCTAGCATAGCAGGCCCAAGTTTTCCCCCCTGTTAGTGGTTGGGCCCGGGATCATCTCAGCCTGaaaattgatcaaatctctatttTCTAAGGTGGATTATGCAAATCCATCCGTTGAGCAGCTAGGCTGCGTATGCACAAGAAATATTACAATTAGAAACACGAAAACCAATCAATTGTACTCACCAAGACTCATAAACTGAGTTGACTGGGAGTAGGGCTGGGCTGGCGACAAAACCCGGTTCATTACCATCCCTACATCGGAGGTTTTGCTAGCTGCCCACCCAGCTTCCTCTGCATCATGCATTCCAAGCATCACGATATGTGAGATCGCCGCCTATTAGGTGGACCCTCCAATAATGTAACTatgtcacaaaaaaaaaaaaaccaacaacaacaacaagaaatgCAGTCATAGGGAGGGTGTGGCTACAGCTAAGAAAGCACCACAGGGAGGAGAatgtgcatcagatccaccccatccatcaggaaTGGTGCCATATTTCACCATAGTTGATAAAAATCAGTCTAATCCCAAGGCTTAGGTGGGGGTCATATGGCCACACTAATTTGAGTGTATTTGAATGCATTTGGTTTCCAAAAGTCATTTGACAAATGGATTTACTGATAAATGATATtgaaagtaaatgaaatgcaCAGTTTCATGTGTTATAAAAACTAACCTTTCTCATAGTGAAATGCCTTTTTAGCTCCCTTTTTTAATGTGAGAGAGTGGGACGATGTAACAAAATTACCTACTAAttcattgtacatgtggcatgctgATAATACTTAAAAAATAACCTTATCATTGACTGCATCACTAAAAGTACATCATAGAATTACCCGGACTTCCCAAACATTAACAGTGTAAATCGACGGTTAAAAAACATTGGCAAGGTGCTCCTTCATGATCCTATGCTTGTGACCTACCCAATGCTTGGAATTTagttattttttttccaatgtatacatttcaatgggcttattgcaAGTATTCTATCaaatatgatgtatgtattaaaggTGATTTCATAATCAAATATAGGTTCCTAAAAATATGCTATATAGTTTCAATGCATTCTAAATTTTAAATTGATATGTATTTCTATCATAAGTTACCAAACATAATTGAAGAATCAAAATCACATAATTCAAGTTTAAAGTTAAAGGTTgaatttcaatgcattccaattacaaGCTTTAAATAAGCAACTCTATACACAAAACATAATGCCGATTAGAAATCTTTCATAGGTTACACCAGCAAGAACAACATAAAATTGCATATAAAGCTTCCGACTCTAGTAGCAAGAATTGAATTCTGCCTTGGATTTTGAAGCCGctttctgcttctttttttcaACAATGTTCGATAGCTTAATAGAAGAAGAATAATTTTGACAATTAgagagaattgaaaattttaagattttataCCTTGCTTTTTCTCTTAGATTTAAAAGTGgttcttttgatgattttcaattGAAAGTAAATTTGAAATtcaagattttggaagatggcagatatgattttaattaaaaatcctaaatttcaaTTTCTCATGACAGGATTGTCATGTCCCCTATGAGTGGACTCAGTCCggaatctgtgggacccaccgttattTATGGGTAGAGTTGGGCATTGCTTcaagtcggaccaagttagggctgacccgactcgatcggGTTTTCAAATAGGTCTAACCTGAACTTAACCCGAACTCAACTTGACTGGGTactaagtccagcatgcctgacccgatccgagtcctgGTCCGGCTTGAACTAATCTGGACTGAGTGtgacccggtcacaagtaccaaGTCAGGTTAGATGCAACAGGTATCTACgggctaaaatcacaactcaaaacctaggtgcacttgttagaattgcagcctctccatcaactaCACGGCATCTCAAATATAAAACGTGGTATCtaagttttttaaaaatatatatgtacTAGTCAAGTTTCTGATCAAATCGATTCGATActgagttggatttcaggtcAAGTCGAGTCGAATTACTAGGTGACCGAATCAGCTCGAGTttggattggatgaagtcaactCGGTCGGATCAACTCACCCACTATGTGTGGATTAAGTCGGGTCTGTCTGGTGCCCAGCTCTATTTATGAGTTGCCATCCTTCCATTTTTCAAGTCAATTTTTTTacatgaggcaaaaaatgaggcagatctaagccTCAAGTGCACCACATGGTGGGGACTGaagacccaccattaaaaacttcttgggagcctcAAAAGTTTATATCAAACCGGTATTTGtgccaggtctatgtgacctttgaatgggttggatggcaaataaatatcaggtgggccttcggaagatttcaacggtgggcgtcattatcactgctgcttcctataGGGCGCCGCGGGCCTCAGTTTtctatcaggctgatttttgtatcttggCTTCGCTGGCACCTTATGCTGGATGTATCCATTACGGCCCCCACATGGATGCCTGCTGGATAATCCAGATCATCCATTCATTGCGCCCCACTTTGGATAGCATCTCATTTCATCCTGAAACTTGTGGTTCCCTCCACATTCTAGAAAGAGAAGGGCGAGGGAGAGAAGAAGCAGAGCAGATAatgtaattcaaaaaaaaaaaaaaaaaagatagctctctctctctctctctctctctctctctctctctctctctctctctctcatggcttCTCTGCCTTCTGTTGCTGCTACCAGCACTCTCAAGCTCGAGCCCGAAATCAGGAAATTCTCCTCCAACTCTCACCAGGTACTCAATCTTCTACAAATTTACAAAATAACCCAGAAATTttttgagagatttaatgaaaaatacgCCATTCTTTTTGCAATTCATGAAATTGTTCGAATAACGCTGAGATACTTAATCTTCTACAAAATTACAATAAACCCCAGAAGTTCTTTTTTAAGAGAATTATTGAAAAATCCGCCATTTTAAtgttcaatttcatgaagttcgtCGAATAATGCTCAGGTACTCATTCTTCTGTGTTTGGGCAGAGAAATTTGTGTAGAGAGAAATCTCCCCTCCACCTCAAAATTATGATAAAACCCAGATATTTTTTAAGAGAATCATCGATAAAcacacaatttttttttcatgaaattcTTTGAACAATATTCAGGTACCCAATCTTCTACGAATTAGGATAAAACCCAGAATTTTTTTGGGAGAATTATCGAAAAAATGGGCCCTCTTCAAGAAATTCTTCCAGTAATGCtcatatgtgtgtatgtgtgtacacATATGCATAGATTAGAGAGTCTTGTAGAATATACTGCTGTTGTTCTAAATTTTGCAATGCATAACGATCATAGTCTACCCActggggattttttattttattttattttattgtgggggagaactgatcacctacagccgGTCCATCTTCCTGTGTGCATGAAAGCTGAGCCATGTaaactgtgggctccaccatgaagatcaccttctTAACCATGCCATCCACTCATTTAGTGGGCCACGCCGGTATGCTGACTCAGACTGTCAGCCATCCATTGATTTTAATGGTGTGCCCTGCCTGATAAGTGGGTCGGGCTCATTTTCATGCCAGGTGGTCTTCATGGCAGTGTCCGCTGGTTATATGGATTGGATGTTAGAGACAAGTGATACGTTGGCAGGGGGCTGCATGCTAAGCAAGCATGCAGCTGGCTGTAGGTGATCAAATTGTGCTTTTGGGGGGAACCCAAATCATGGATATTGGAAATTGGTTGAACTTTTCCATGCAAACCTATGCTAGTTACAGAATGATCATGTGCCAGTTAGCATACATGCGCAGATTGTGCagttttttccccccttttaaTGATGATATTTTCCCATTTTTCTAacaatttctttttcatttcaaggCACGAAGATTTTTTGTTTGATTCGTGAaattcaacaattcaaaattcaagttggtttctgaaaatttttgggttttttttataGTTTATACGAGAATTCAGCTTTTTCCTTTTAagtttcatttattgattttcAAATCTCAGCAGGTATTTGTCAGAATTCCAATAGAAAgaaccatggttttttttttttttcccttcttgttCATTTTCTAAATTCTAATCATTTGGGTATTCAATTCAATTTCTGAATTCATGTTGtttttttgaaaacccatttCTTTTACTGGTTTTTTAAATCTTAGCTtgtgttttttttcaaaattcccaTACCGAATCATGGGTTCTTCTCATAATTTAATCTCCATTTTTCTATCTCTGACTCTTGGTTATGTATTTTCTACATCAGAATCCGAGCATTTCTTATCAGAGAAGCTCCACAATTTCACCATCAGAAAGAAATTCAGATTTTCTAAGTTTGGATTTCCGAGAAGCACTATCCATCCTAAAGGAAAGCACGAAAATTGAGACAGCATTATATGTTCCTCTGTTGCAAGAATGCATCAACAGGAAGTCAGTCTCTGAAGCTCAAATCATTCACACCCACATCATAAAAGCTGGGGCCCAACAAGATCTGTTCCTTTCAACGTTCCTCATCAACGTCTATGCGAAATGTGGTGCCATGGAATTCGCTCGCAAGCTCTTCAAAAAAGTGCCCCGGCAGAACGTCGTCTCCTGGACAGCTTTGATCACAGGTTATGTTCATAGCTCGCAGCCCGAGATAGCTGTCAAAGTCTTTGAAGAACTGTTGGAATCTGGGATGTATCCGACTAATTACACGCTGGGCGCCGCTCTTAGTGCTTGTTCTTCCTTGTATTCTATTGGATTGGGCAAGCAAATACATGGGTACGCCATCAAATATCAGATTGAATCTGATACGAGTATGGGTAATTCTCTTAGCAGCTTCTATTCAAAATGTAGCAGCTTAGAGTCCGCAGTTAATGTTTTTAGGAGAATTTCAGAGAAGAACGTTATCTCGTGGACTACTGTTATATCCGCTTGCAGTGATAATGGCGACGCTGATATGGGTCTTAGATTGTTCATGGAAATGCTTTCAGAAAACGTGGAGCCGAATGAATTCACATTGACAAGCGTGTTGAGTTTGTGTTGTACATTGCAAGCTTTGGATGTCGGGGTGCAGGTGCACTCGTTGTGCTTTAAATTTGGGTGTGAATCAAATCTGCAGGTTAAAAATTCAATAATGTATCTGTACCTGAAGTGCGGATGGATCGATGAGGCACGAAGATTGTTCAATGAGATGGAAACGATCAGTTTAATAACGTGGAATGCGATGATTGCGGGCCATGCCCAGATGATGGACCATGGGAAGGACAACCTGTCAGCTTACCGTAGTGGTATCGAGGCACTTAAGATCTTCCTCAAACTGAACCGTTCAGGCATGAAACCAGATTTGTTCAGCTTTTCAAGTATATTGACTGTTTGTAGTAAACTGGTGGCCTTAGAACAAGGGGAACAGGTCCATACGCAGACCATCAAAATGGGTTTCTTATCAGATGTTGTTGTGGGAAGTGCGCTGGTTAATATGTATAACAAGTGTGGAAGCATCGAGAAAGCAAGCAAAGCTTTCGTGGAGATGCCAACGAGAACATTGATATCTTGGACGTCAATGATTACGGGTTTTGCGCAGCACGGCCGGTCCAAGGAAGCATTGCAACTCTTCGAGGATATGAGATTAGCGGGAGTGCCGCCGAATAAGATTACCTTTGTTGGTGTTCTTGCTGCTTGTAGCCACGCGGGTATGGTAGACGAGGCACTGAGTTACTTTGAGATGATGAAGAGGGATTACAGGATCAGGCCGGTTATGGACCATTATGCATGTTTGATCGATATGTTTGTGAGATTGGGCCGGTTAGATGACGCGTTTGCTTTCATCAAGCAGATGGATTTTGGGCCCAGTGAGGTTATAtggtcgattttgattgccggTTGTAGAAGTCAAGGGAATATGGAGTTGGCTTTTTACGCTGCTGATCGATTGCTCGAACTCAAGCCTAAGGATGCTGAGGCATATGTCTTGTTGTTGAACATGTATCTCTCAGTTGGGAGATGGAATGATGTGTCGAAGGTGAGGAAACTAAtgaaagatgagaaggtgggaaaATTGAATGATTGGAGTTGGATTACAATCAAGGATAAGGTGTATTCGTTTGGAGCTGACGACCGATCACATTCTCAAAGCATAGAGATGTATGGATTATTGGATAATTTACTTGAGAAAGCAAAGAGTTTGGGTTATGTTACGGAAAGAAGTTTAGAAATAGCCAATGAAGAGGATAAAGAGAAGGCACATTCCTCTAACGTTCATCATAGCGAAAAGCTGGCTATTGCTTTTGGGTTGATAAACATGCCTGATGACGCATCTATCCGTGTTGTAAAGAGCATTAGTATGTGTAGGGATTGCCATAGTTTGATTAAATTCTTCTCGGTATCAACTCAACGGGAGATCGTCGTTCGGGATAGCAAGCGGCTCCACAGATTCAAGAATGGGCATTGTTCATGTGGGGATTTTGGTGCACTTCTATGATGCTGTCAATCGCTCTTCTTTTCTTGCATTGGTCTTTGGAGAGTGGGTTTTGAAGACTGATATTAACACTCAATTTTTGGAACTTCCACTCTGTCCTCCCACCCAACTGCTAACGAATCTTGCAAACTGATCATTGAATTCTTCTGCTCTAGATCTAGTGGGTATGTTGTGAAATAGGCAAGAACGAACTACTGATGTGGTCATTACGGACTCCATCAATTCTGTGAAGTACATTTTTTCAAATTATATTTCTACATGTATTTTCCGAAGAGGCTTTGTAGTTGAGAAGAACAAATATCAGATCGAATGAAAATTTAACTCGCTTTATCAGGTACCTGGGTCTGATCTGCCTCAGTTATGAGCATGGTTTTAGGACTCGGATGAGTCTGATGCAActtgtctgagttgactcggatcTGGTAGGACCCGGTCCAGTTTGATACCACTAGTCACCCCAGACTTGGGTGAGGCCTGAGTCGACTCAGAACCAAACGAGTCTATCTGGGTCAGTCTCTGAACCATAGTTATGATCCTCTTCAGTTGCATGAATATCTAGGTAGAAGTCATTGAAATTCTACTTCTTCTAGTGGAAcacttgattttcttttctttaagttGCTGAATGTGAGAATTTCTCTGAGGGAGCCTTAAATCCTTTTCAACCTTAGCATAGGTGGAAGTTGGTgtataaaaatggaaaaataaaaactgTAAATTCAAGTGATTAATAAAAGAATCCATGAATGTTACCAACAGATACATTGTACATCCTTGACATGTCGATATGCATAAGATCCTCAGGCCATGTGttcgtacaagtggggcccatggttcggtgatccagtCCATTGATGCATCATGGATGAGCCCAAAAGTCCCTCCTATGGGACCAGCCTAAGCCTTGCATGGGCATGCTAATAGGCGATTGAGAGAGCAAAAGCAACTATCAGCAATCAATGGAAGAAGAATGgagattggatggctagaattTTCCAATCTGGGATATTTGTGGCATATTGGGGTTCCATAAGATCAATAGTTTGCATCACcgatccgtgggccccacttgtacagactCAAGACTGTTGGATACCATGCATATACTCAGTTGGAAGATCATACAATTCCTCCTACCAACATCCCAATAAACCCAGTTCAGGTGGTGCAAATCCAGATGAATCATCTACAATTCACCTCTCCAGCTCTCCCGACGATGAGTTTTACTGTGCTGCACGAACATATGGTAATGATCCCATCATGAGTACTGAATAATGTAAATCATTTTGTTTCAGTTATTTTGACAATTTCATATCACTTCAGCtgttattttcctttcaacatgcTAGAGCGGATACTA harbors:
- the LOC131218751 gene encoding putative pentatricopeptide repeat-containing protein At5g52630 — its product is MASLPSVAATSTLKLEPEIRKFSSNSHQNPSISYQRSSTISPSERNSDFLSLDFREALSILKESTKIETALYVPLLQECINRKSVSEAQIIHTHIIKAGAQQDLFLSTFLINVYAKCGAMEFARKLFKKVPRQNVVSWTALITGYVHSSQPEIAVKVFEELLESGMYPTNYTLGAALSACSSLYSIGLGKQIHGYAIKYQIESDTSMGNSLSSFYSKCSSLESAVNVFRRISEKNVISWTTVISACSDNGDADMGLRLFMEMLSENVEPNEFTLTSVLSLCCTLQALDVGVQVHSLCFKFGCESNLQVKNSIMYLYLKCGWIDEARRLFNEMETISLITWNAMIAGHAQMMDHGKDNLSAYRSGIEALKIFLKLNRSGMKPDLFSFSSILTVCSKLVALEQGEQVHTQTIKMGFLSDVVVGSALVNMYNKCGSIEKASKAFVEMPTRTLISWTSMITGFAQHGRSKEALQLFEDMRLAGVPPNKITFVGVLAACSHAGMVDEALSYFEMMKRDYRIRPVMDHYACLIDMFVRLGRLDDAFAFIKQMDFGPSEVIWSILIAGCRSQGNMELAFYAADRLLELKPKDAEAYVLLLNMYLSVGRWNDVSKVRKLMKDEKVGKLNDWSWITIKDKVYSFGADDRSHSQSIEMYGLLDNLLEKAKSLGYVTERSLEIANEEDKEKAHSSNVHHSEKLAIAFGLINMPDDASIRVVKSISMCRDCHSLIKFFSVSTQREIVVRDSKRLHRFKNGHCSCGDFGALL